The Caulifigura coniformis genome includes a region encoding these proteins:
- the fliP gene encoding flagellar type III secretion system pore protein FliP (The bacterial flagellar biogenesis protein FliP forms a type III secretion system (T3SS)-type pore required for flagellar assembly.) — protein sequence MNPLGLSQQLTEAGGTGGLSAPMQIALFLGGMAFLTSALVTLTAFTRIVIVLSFIRRALSTQEIPPTPVLLGLSLFLTLFVMGPTFEQVEKHAIGPYMNKELSAEKACVEAWTQLRKFMIRQTRASDLKLFMEMARLDPVEGPDDIPARVMIPAFVTSELKTAFIMGFCIYVPFLLIDLVVSVILMSLGMMMMPPVIISTPLKLLLFVLVDGWPLLLKSLSSSFQ from the coding sequence ATGAATCCGCTCGGACTGAGCCAGCAGCTCACCGAAGCCGGCGGAACTGGCGGACTTTCGGCCCCGATGCAGATTGCGCTGTTCCTCGGCGGAATGGCGTTCCTGACGTCGGCGCTGGTAACTCTGACCGCGTTCACCCGGATCGTCATCGTCCTCTCGTTCATCCGCAGGGCCCTGTCGACACAGGAAATCCCGCCGACGCCGGTTCTGCTCGGGCTGTCGCTGTTCCTGACGCTGTTCGTCATGGGGCCGACGTTTGAGCAAGTCGAGAAGCATGCCATCGGCCCTTACATGAACAAGGAGCTCTCCGCGGAGAAGGCATGCGTGGAAGCCTGGACGCAACTCCGGAAATTCATGATCCGGCAGACGCGCGCCAGTGACCTCAAGCTGTTCATGGAGATGGCCCGTCTCGATCCCGTCGAAGGACCGGACGACATCCCCGCCCGCGTGATGATTCCGGCGTTCGTGACGAGCGAGCTCAAAACCGCCTTCATCATGGGCTTCTGCATCTACGTTCCCTTCCTGCTGATCGACCTCGTGGTCAGCGTCATCCTTATGTCGCTCGGCATGATGATGATGCCCCCGGTGATTATCTCGACGCCCCTCAAGCTGCTGCTCTTCGTTCTCGTCGATGGCTGGCCGCTGCTGCTGAAGTCGCTCAGTTCGAGTTTTCAGTAG
- a CDS encoding flagellar biosynthetic protein FliO, whose amino-acid sequence MKIPTTHLPVRVLWVAASVATLHIAGVLSADDDIGLPQVAPSDIFQSPSRPTPQPEAAVEPAGQANPFTALPPGWEPLEDRRPANKPWQSSPETRRSLRDVVPEERLVPVQAVELPAIPAPVVDTAAASLVSPMRAAQAHPVLSPPEPTDEELPVTFVPRPVSEEEPSTAPAEATATSASAEDLEGMLHGMVWITATIGLGAVVSLWMLKLWLTRGGRGVLPSKSLKLVDTLRIGPRCGVYLVQAEAHRVLVGVEHGKTMCLMPLPADFSESLEAADSAQGEETAPAGGFERVADLFSALRHEERSKGAAS is encoded by the coding sequence ATGAAGATTCCCACAACGCATCTTCCAGTACGCGTGCTGTGGGTCGCGGCGTCGGTCGCCACCCTCCACATCGCCGGCGTCCTGAGCGCGGACGACGACATTGGACTGCCACAGGTCGCTCCGTCCGACATCTTCCAGTCGCCCTCCCGGCCCACTCCTCAACCGGAGGCCGCGGTCGAGCCGGCCGGGCAGGCCAATCCGTTCACGGCGCTTCCTCCCGGCTGGGAACCCCTGGAGGACCGTCGCCCCGCCAACAAGCCCTGGCAGTCGTCCCCGGAGACCCGGCGTTCGCTGCGCGACGTCGTCCCGGAAGAGCGTCTCGTGCCGGTTCAGGCCGTTGAGCTTCCAGCGATTCCCGCCCCGGTCGTCGACACCGCTGCCGCGAGCCTCGTCTCGCCGATGCGGGCGGCCCAGGCACACCCGGTCCTGAGCCCTCCTGAGCCGACTGACGAGGAACTTCCGGTCACGTTCGTTCCACGTCCCGTCTCCGAGGAAGAGCCGAGCACGGCTCCGGCGGAAGCAACGGCCACGTCCGCCTCCGCGGAAGACCTCGAAGGCATGCTGCACGGCATGGTGTGGATCACCGCGACGATCGGTCTCGGCGCCGTCGTTTCGCTCTGGATGCTGAAACTCTGGCTGACCCGCGGCGGACGCGGCGTTCTCCCCTCGAAATCCCTCAAGCTTGTCGACACGCTCCGCATCGGACCGCGTTGCGGCGTCTACCTGGTCCAGGCCGAAGCGCACCGGGTGCTCGTTGGCGTTGAGCATGGCAAGACCATGTGTCTGATGCCGCTGCCCGCGGATTTCAGCGAGTCGCTCGAAGCGGCCGACAGCGCACAGGGCGAAGAGACAGCTCCCGCGGGCGGCTTTGAACGCGTCGCCGACCTCTTCAGCGCCCTGCGCCACGAAGAACGGTCGAAAGGGGCGGCGTCATGA
- the fliN gene encoding flagellar motor switch protein FliN, protein MAAGQESTERLAMPGEAGAGADALVEIQPAEFPAMSSRGSGGATRPLSRFYDVKVTVTVELGRTSIPLSEMLKLNEGAVVELNRAVGEPVDLVADGVLLARGEIVVVNDCYGIRITEVNAAGPSGDATKN, encoded by the coding sequence ATGGCGGCGGGTCAAGAGAGCACAGAACGACTGGCGATGCCCGGCGAAGCGGGAGCCGGCGCGGATGCGCTCGTAGAGATTCAACCGGCAGAATTCCCGGCAATGTCGTCGCGGGGATCCGGTGGCGCCACACGTCCCCTCTCGCGGTTCTACGACGTCAAGGTAACGGTCACGGTCGAACTGGGCCGAACAAGCATCCCCTTGAGTGAAATGCTCAAACTGAACGAAGGCGCGGTCGTAGAGCTGAATCGCGCTGTCGGTGAACCAGTCGACCTCGTGGCCGACGGAGTGCTCCTCGCGCGGGGAGAAATCGTCGTCGTCAACGACTGCTACGGAATTCGAATCACGGAAGTGAACGCGGCCGGCCCCTCGGGCGACGCGACCAAGAACTGA
- a CDS encoding FliM/FliN family flagellar motor switch protein, with the protein MTTQAAVQPFDPRHARGISADARRVADRWLKDAAVRMNETFSEFGVTAKVSYQTVFTQDARTALSNLPDPDVSALLHIGKARIPAAMSFRTGLLLSLVQGLLGVQSTEWPADRSLTSIELSLAKMLFERFAVGLSDAWPSREAMVTAFVRPVLRTSRARLFDPAILLAAAQFQVTTAAGEDSILLIATHEQLEHLCGEALPAPAPKATPSARMADLAPLVPMPFSVELGRVQLSVNEAESLKLGDVLVLDQTTNDLLTARVAGRPKFQGRPGRVGGRVCFAIDEVMED; encoded by the coding sequence ATGACCACGCAGGCCGCAGTCCAGCCCTTCGACCCTCGCCACGCGCGCGGCATTTCGGCCGATGCGCGTCGCGTCGCGGATCGCTGGTTGAAAGACGCCGCCGTTCGGATGAACGAGACGTTCTCCGAGTTCGGCGTGACGGCGAAAGTCAGCTACCAGACCGTCTTCACCCAGGACGCCCGCACCGCACTGTCGAACCTGCCCGATCCTGATGTCTCCGCGCTCCTGCACATCGGCAAGGCCAGGATTCCCGCGGCGATGTCATTTCGCACCGGACTGCTGCTTTCTCTCGTCCAGGGGCTCCTCGGGGTCCAGAGCACCGAGTGGCCGGCGGACCGGTCTCTCACATCGATCGAGCTTTCGCTCGCGAAGATGCTGTTCGAGCGGTTCGCCGTCGGCCTGTCCGATGCCTGGCCGTCGCGAGAGGCCATGGTGACCGCGTTTGTCCGCCCTGTCCTGCGCACGTCCCGGGCCCGACTGTTCGACCCCGCGATTCTCCTCGCTGCGGCCCAGTTTCAGGTTACGACAGCCGCGGGTGAGGATTCGATCCTCCTGATCGCGACCCATGAACAGCTCGAGCATCTCTGCGGCGAGGCACTGCCGGCTCCGGCCCCCAAGGCAACTCCCAGCGCCCGGATGGCCGACCTGGCTCCGCTGGTCCCGATGCCCTTCAGCGTCGAACTGGGACGTGTCCAGCTGTCGGTCAACGAGGCCGAGTCGCTGAAACTGGGGGACGTGCTCGTCCTCGACCAGACAACCAACGACCTGCTCACGGCCCGCGTGGCAGGCCGACCGAAATTCCAGGGACGGCCGGGCCGGGTCGGCGGGCGCGTCTGTTTTGCCATTGATGAAGTGATGGAGGACTGA